In Cytobacillus oceanisediminis, the following proteins share a genomic window:
- a CDS encoding YbaK family protein translates to MTVITTFKEKKREKQIKYEKSVLREISIKALKEKVQQFFGSSRFVTGLMMNAGIEEACYDVAIEAYLLGANYSRFGRYGESLDQVRQRCEKEHKHLVDTLYNFFLYWGHGSEAVMSESLYYMCEQYVNSWWSEGFNKGERRHKLRLH, encoded by the coding sequence GTGACTGTTATAACGACATTTAAAGAGAAAAAAAGAGAAAAGCAAATCAAATATGAAAAATCAGTCCTTCGGGAAATTTCGATAAAAGCATTGAAAGAGAAAGTGCAGCAATTTTTTGGCTCATCCAGATTTGTTACCGGTTTGATGATGAATGCCGGAATTGAAGAGGCCTGCTATGATGTAGCGATTGAAGCCTATTTGCTGGGGGCCAACTATAGCCGTTTTGGGCGCTATGGCGAATCGCTGGATCAGGTCCGCCAAAGGTGTGAAAAAGAGCATAAGCATTTAGTGGATACATTATATAACTTTTTCCTTTATTGGGGTCATGGTTCGGAAGCGGTTATGAGCGAATCCCTTTATTATATGTGTGAGCAATATGTAAACAGCTGGTGGTCGGAAGGGTTCAATAAAGGGGAAAGAAGGCATAAATTGCGTCTCCACTGA